From Cytophagales bacterium, the proteins below share one genomic window:
- a CDS encoding DinB family protein has translation MNRILSSFCAFLLIGLTALAQEKSRYQPKEWTNADQQYLLENLIRTKEALITETAYLTESQWHFKEAPDRWSINQIVEHIAIWELILLHEAAVSLQIGPIESLNRNIPDSTFLNQDPEVNPNKTESFTKPFTYTIPRGYNEGIDNISWWLGMRTESIDFIQAETRNLRKHYINFSQNVHQQYMVIFSHTDRHLKQILKVKAHPNYPK, from the coding sequence ATGAATCGAATTTTATCCTCATTTTGTGCCTTTCTTCTCATAGGTTTGACCGCTCTCGCACAAGAAAAGAGTCGATACCAGCCCAAAGAGTGGACAAATGCTGATCAGCAGTACCTGCTTGAAAATTTGATTCGAACTAAAGAAGCGCTGATAACTGAAACAGCTTATCTTACCGAGTCCCAGTGGCATTTCAAAGAAGCTCCTGACCGTTGGAGCATCAATCAGATTGTCGAACACATCGCTATCTGGGAATTGATATTATTGCATGAAGCAGCTGTTTCTCTGCAGATCGGCCCTATTGAAAGTTTAAATCGAAACATCCCGGATAGTACATTCCTGAATCAGGACCCGGAAGTCAATCCAAATAAAACTGAGTCATTTACAAAGCCATTTACGTACACCATTCCCAGAGGGTACAATGAAGGGATCGATAACATCAGTTGGTGGCTGGGCATGCGTACCGAGTCCATTGATTTTATACAAGCTGAAACCCGGAATTTGAGAAAGCACTACATCAACTTTAGTCAGAATGTACACCAGCAATATATGGTGATCTTTTCACATACAGATCGTCACTTGAAGCAGATACTGAAGGTAAAAGCCCATCCCAATTATCCAAAGTAA
- a CDS encoding PadR family transcriptional regulator encodes MKGAHLGEFEEIVLLTIASLMNEAYSVNIVDAIGEGTGRQTKLGVVHAVLKRLEDKGLITSELGEPTKERGGRRKRFFQVSHAGKVALLNAKEQRDRLWSGIPDIVFEGLK; translated from the coding sequence ATGAAAGGAGCTCATCTGGGCGAATTTGAAGAGATTGTTTTGCTGACCATTGCCTCTTTGATGAATGAAGCTTACAGCGTCAACATCGTGGATGCCATAGGCGAGGGGACAGGCCGTCAGACCAAATTGGGCGTAGTACATGCGGTGCTTAAGCGTCTGGAAGACAAAGGGCTGATCACCTCGGAGTTGGGGGAACCCACCAAAGAAAGGGGCGGTCGAAGAAAGCGTTTCTTTCAGGTTTCCCATGCTGGGAAAGTGGCCTTGTTGAATGCCAAAGAACAGCGTGATCGTTTGTGGAGTGGCATTCCGGACATTGTTTTTGAAGGATTGAAATGA
- a CDS encoding FtsX-like permease family protein, with the protein MKESSLPNPPRWLDRLIELYCRPELLEDLQGDLHEYYQRNCSKKGKPFANLIFLIDVIKFFRLYTIRTPKVLGQMSFIHLSKNYFKTSIRSLARNKLFSTINIVGLAISMSIGILMITYLSQLLSYDVFHDKKDRIYRVNSTYSDITGSDPFDLGSNSVFLGKKLREEMPDLEEVLIMRRNFRRDFKKGDNVIPSRGLYAEAAFFELFSFDLLEGDPETALLEPYSLVLTESVAKKLFGNEPALGQIVHSGEESFTVTGLMADVPFNSHMQFKVLCSFKTAEVIALKEGQESFNTWRSIWMNHVYVLLPEGYASEALQSNLDRIAAGENATRDRYTITFHLQNLTEMTPGPELSNNIGPTTSWLMISQLGLLIAIVIASSCFNYTNLSIARSLRRMKEVGIRKVVGANRPQVFAQFVFEAIILSTLALILAFGLYQIIKPSFVQIVLETTPMALDFEWIHGLYFLAFAIVIGFMAGGLPAWMLSKVKAISIIQDATSKGLIKGINFRKVLIVFQFVISMALIIAATIDYRQYKYSINFDLGFKTDNLVNMLLYENDPELFLPGLQQIPEIQKISMSGMLPNTGEQWGDDAKYKDPMDSVDVHVNYVNKDYIDLHELQFVAGTTFPFDDKDSSQFVVIDESLRKRLGFSEPVDAVGEVLSLDQGRMKLQITGVINDYQYTKIVSESKPSVLIQGKAEDFTWINLQVSAADPLAFMTKLEKVFADVDKVHTFEALYYKERIEHSYRDFQMQFRVFTFLAFLAISIASMGLLGMAVFTAETRMKEISVRKVLGASSNSLFYLLSKGFLRMFLIAAMIAMPFSYFFFEQMVLVDFVNRVTVNALDLMSGVLVVLIIGLSTIAWQTRAATRANPANVLRNE; encoded by the coding sequence ATGAAGGAAAGTTCACTTCCAAATCCACCACGTTGGCTGGACCGCCTTATTGAATTGTACTGTCGACCCGAATTGCTGGAAGACTTACAAGGAGATTTACATGAATACTACCAACGCAATTGCTCAAAGAAAGGAAAACCCTTCGCTAACCTGATTTTCCTGATTGACGTGATCAAGTTTTTTCGCCTGTACACCATTCGAACACCCAAAGTATTAGGACAAATGAGTTTTATCCACCTTTCCAAGAATTACTTCAAGACATCTATCAGAAGCCTTGCCAGAAACAAGTTATTCTCCACGATCAATATTGTGGGGCTAGCGATTTCCATGTCCATAGGCATACTGATGATCACATACTTGAGTCAGCTGCTCTCATATGACGTGTTTCATGATAAGAAAGACCGCATCTATCGTGTCAACTCAACCTACAGTGACATTACAGGTTCAGATCCGTTTGATCTGGGTTCCAATTCCGTCTTCTTAGGCAAGAAACTTCGCGAAGAAATGCCGGATCTCGAAGAGGTGTTGATCATGCGACGGAATTTCAGACGTGATTTTAAAAAGGGTGACAATGTGATCCCATCTAGAGGACTGTATGCGGAAGCAGCGTTTTTTGAGTTATTTTCATTCGATTTGCTGGAAGGAGATCCGGAAACAGCCTTGCTTGAGCCGTATTCTCTTGTCCTTACTGAAAGTGTTGCCAAAAAACTCTTTGGCAACGAACCGGCCCTTGGTCAAATAGTACACTCCGGAGAAGAGTCCTTTACGGTCACGGGATTGATGGCGGATGTTCCATTCAATAGTCATATGCAGTTCAAAGTGCTATGTTCGTTCAAAACGGCTGAAGTAATAGCATTGAAAGAGGGGCAGGAGTCTTTCAACACATGGCGTAGTATCTGGATGAACCATGTTTATGTGTTATTGCCAGAAGGTTATGCATCGGAAGCATTACAAAGTAATTTGGATCGTATCGCAGCGGGGGAAAATGCAACGAGAGATCGATACACCATTACTTTTCATTTGCAGAACCTTACTGAAATGACACCTGGACCTGAATTATCCAATAATATTGGTCCCACAACTTCCTGGCTAATGATTTCACAGTTAGGCCTTCTGATTGCTATCGTGATCGCTTCCTCTTGTTTTAATTATACGAACCTCTCTATTGCGCGATCTCTGCGAAGAATGAAGGAAGTGGGTATTCGAAAAGTAGTAGGGGCCAACCGCCCACAGGTATTTGCACAATTCGTTTTTGAGGCCATTATACTATCTACTTTGGCGCTGATCCTGGCCTTTGGATTGTATCAAATCATCAAACCTTCTTTTGTGCAAATAGTCCTGGAGACCACACCCATGGCACTCGATTTTGAATGGATCCATGGACTATATTTTTTAGCTTTTGCCATTGTCATTGGCTTCATGGCGGGGGGATTGCCTGCTTGGATGCTTTCCAAAGTCAAGGCCATTTCCATCATTCAGGATGCGACAAGCAAAGGGCTGATCAAAGGCATCAATTTTCGGAAGGTGTTAATTGTATTTCAGTTTGTCATATCCATGGCATTGATCATAGCCGCAACCATAGATTATCGTCAGTACAAATACTCCATCAATTTTGATCTTGGATTCAAGACAGACAATTTGGTCAATATGCTGCTATATGAAAATGATCCGGAGCTATTCCTTCCTGGTCTGCAACAGATACCTGAAATCCAGAAGATCAGTATGTCAGGCATGCTGCCAAATACTGGAGAGCAATGGGGGGATGATGCGAAATACAAAGACCCTATGGATTCGGTTGATGTCCACGTTAACTATGTAAACAAGGACTATATAGATCTTCATGAGCTGCAATTTGTAGCGGGAACTACTTTCCCATTCGATGATAAGGATAGTAGTCAGTTTGTGGTGATTGATGAGTCGTTGAGAAAACGGCTTGGGTTTTCTGAACCAGTAGATGCAGTTGGTGAAGTATTGTCTCTGGATCAAGGGAGAATGAAATTGCAGATCACAGGAGTCATCAATGATTACCAGTACACGAAAATTGTGAGTGAGTCCAAGCCAAGTGTACTGATACAGGGTAAAGCAGAAGATTTTACCTGGATCAATTTGCAAGTTTCTGCCGCAGACCCATTGGCATTCATGACGAAATTAGAGAAAGTATTTGCCGATGTAGACAAGGTACACACATTCGAAGCACTTTACTACAAAGAGCGAATCGAACATTCATACAGGGATTTTCAAATGCAATTCAGGGTTTTTACTTTTCTGGCATTTTTAGCCATTTCTATTGCCTCCATGGGTCTGTTAGGAATGGCCGTATTTACTGCAGAAACGCGTATGAAAGAGATCAGTGTAAGAAAAGTATTAGGAGCCTCTTCCAATAGCTTGTTTTACTTGCTTTCTAAGGGATTCTTGCGGATGTTCCTAATTGCGGCAATGATCGCGATGCCCTTTTCTTATTTCTTCTTCGAGCAGATGGTGCTGGTCGATTTTGTCAACCGCGTTACGGTAAATGCACTGGATCTGATGTCGGGAGTGCTGGTGGTGTTGATCATCGGGCTTTCAACAATTGCCTGGCAAACCCGTGCAGCCACGAGGGCCAACCCGGCAAACGTCTTGCGTAACGAATAA
- a CDS encoding tetratricopeptide repeat protein, which translates to MDILYQIAFNHNDPMKMVTYSQKLIEVAGRLSSQTDLWKGYYSLGQGYTLSGNLEQAIESYFQAIKIAENLNYEDGLGQVYSNLGDVYSDNGNHLNAISYYQKAFGILSRSNDSIHIAATLANLGYELYRVEMLDSSLLYHKMASVMFDSINYETGVLYCLGNIGLVYAKMGEHAQAEQNMQDAVTGLREYEDYYAISDFEKEIADIYRQRKDYKQALQYARGSLEVSEEKGLKVQARDASYKLYEIYMDTGDYGPAIQNLNKYYAYRDSITNAENIQRMADLRTEFEVGQKQAEVDLLTAEGETQRVVRISLIAGLAFVVVFALIQYRNNIQKKKTNRILNDQKTKLEELNQTKDRFFSIISHDLRGPVNAFHGVSRMIKFFVQQKQMGQLEELAEDIDQSVDRLSSLLDNLLNWAVQQQGNFPYVPEKLDIHAIADDLVKTFSTMATSKNIALVAEVEEGTEAWADRNTTMTIIRNLVSNALKFTPHEGEVKIKADVDDESILIQVLDNGVGIPAEKLNDLFKLQAKKSTWGTDGEKGLGLGLQLVYDFVALNKGKINVESTPDQGTTFSVWLPVFEEVAVPENA; encoded by the coding sequence ATGGATATTTTATATCAAATTGCCTTCAATCACAACGACCCAATGAAAATGGTGACTTACTCTCAAAAGCTCATTGAAGTGGCTGGGAGGTTATCGAGTCAAACAGATCTTTGGAAAGGATATTATTCTTTAGGTCAAGGATATACGCTGAGTGGAAATCTAGAGCAAGCAATTGAATCTTATTTTCAAGCGATCAAGATAGCTGAAAACCTTAATTACGAAGACGGATTGGGTCAGGTCTATTCTAATTTAGGTGATGTTTATTCAGATAATGGAAATCATTTAAACGCCATTTCATACTATCAAAAAGCTTTTGGTATCTTATCTCGAAGTAATGATTCTATACACATTGCTGCAACATTAGCTAATCTAGGGTACGAACTTTATCGGGTTGAAATGCTGGATTCTTCATTGCTTTACCATAAGATGGCTTCGGTAATGTTTGATTCAATTAATTATGAGACAGGAGTATTGTATTGCTTAGGGAACATTGGACTGGTTTATGCTAAAATGGGTGAACATGCTCAAGCTGAGCAAAACATGCAGGACGCTGTTACTGGTCTTCGGGAATATGAAGATTACTACGCCATCTCAGATTTTGAAAAAGAAATAGCTGATATCTATCGGCAGCGAAAGGATTATAAGCAAGCTCTCCAGTACGCGAGAGGAAGCCTGGAAGTTTCAGAAGAAAAAGGCTTAAAAGTTCAGGCACGAGATGCCTCTTACAAGCTTTATGAAATATATATGGATACAGGGGATTACGGTCCTGCAATTCAAAACCTGAATAAATACTACGCTTATCGTGATAGTATAACCAACGCGGAAAATATCCAACGTATGGCAGATCTGAGAACGGAATTTGAAGTAGGACAGAAACAAGCCGAGGTGGATTTATTGACAGCTGAAGGAGAAACGCAACGTGTTGTTCGGATTTCCCTAATCGCTGGATTGGCATTTGTGGTGGTTTTTGCGTTAATCCAGTACCGAAACAACATCCAGAAGAAAAAGACCAATCGTATCCTCAACGATCAGAAAACGAAGCTTGAGGAATTGAACCAGACCAAAGACCGCTTTTTCTCGATCATATCCCATGACTTAAGAGGTCCTGTAAACGCATTTCATGGCGTATCTCGAATGATTAAATTCTTTGTCCAACAGAAGCAAATGGGACAATTGGAAGAGTTGGCAGAAGACATAGACCAATCAGTTGATCGATTATCAAGTCTTTTGGATAATCTATTGAACTGGGCCGTACAGCAGCAAGGAAATTTCCCTTACGTCCCCGAGAAACTGGATATTCATGCCATAGCAGATGATCTGGTCAAGACTTTTTCTACCATGGCTACTTCTAAAAACATTGCTCTGGTCGCAGAAGTAGAAGAAGGTACTGAAGCATGGGCAGATAGAAACACCACCATGACCATCATCAGAAACCTGGTCAGTAATGCACTGAAATTTACTCCACATGAAGGTGAAGTGAAGATCAAAGCAGACGTAGATGATGAATCCATATTGATCCAGGTGCTGGACAATGGAGTAGGAATACCAGCGGAGAAGTTAAATGACCTCTTTAAGCTACAGGCAAAGAAGAGTACCTGGGGTACGGATGGTGAGAAAGGCCTGGGACTCGGGTTACAATTGGTCTATGATTTTGTCGCTTTGAATAAGGGTAAGATCAATGTCGAGAGTACACCTGATCAAGGCACCACATTCAGTGTTTGGCTACCTGTTTTCGAAGAAGTAGCAGTTCCCGAAAATGCTTGA
- a CDS encoding tetratricopeptide repeat-containing sensor histidine kinase, whose product MASLKNELSDSARMESIYLISIWSSSPSDKINYANDLMDLATSRNNDKYIEAALISLGTAYRLIGNLDKALEYLIESARLAETNKSFKRLAEAYGEIATVHSSNSDFRNALKYNQLSADLFLSLGDNISYALSTLNAANQFYRIGVMDSSFHHYSIAEQIFEDSEFEFGIAYVVGNRAIAKLAMGLTEEAEVDFKRAIDILDPLGDNYGIADFQNELGKVYVERGDDEKAIETISKGLEIAKKIDLKAQIRDASDLLSTLHQKNGEFEKALSYHKQFVAYKDSIQNTETVRKLANQRTEFEIGQAEAAMAAERQTQLVVNVALIFGLGLLTVFGIAQYRNSRQRMRINKELRDQKTELETQKSELEAVNRTKDRFFSIISHDLRGPVNAFHGVSRMIKFFVQNKQIDQLEVLAEEIDQSVDRLSSLLDNLLNWAVQQQGEFPYVPEKIEIKAMSDDLVDVFTTMANSKQINLSSSVPEDLHAWADRNTTMTIIRNLVSNALKFTPREGHVTINARSLDECVEIEVHDNGVGIPKEKLGHLFELNEENSTWGTEGEKGLGLGLQLVHEFVELNQGQIIVDSQDNKGTTFTVKLPTYDLKQIQAEVE is encoded by the coding sequence GTGGCATCACTTAAAAATGAATTAAGTGATTCTGCTAGAATGGAGTCTATTTATTTGATATCCATTTGGTCCTCATCACCATCAGATAAGATTAATTATGCAAACGACCTGATGGATTTAGCTACTTCTCGAAATAATGATAAGTATATAGAAGCAGCTCTTATTTCATTGGGCACTGCTTATAGGTTAATAGGAAATTTAGACAAAGCCCTTGAATATCTAATAGAAAGTGCGCGTTTGGCAGAGACGAATAAAAGCTTCAAAAGACTTGCGGAGGCCTATGGGGAAATAGCCACAGTTCATTCATCAAATAGTGATTTTCGGAATGCTCTGAAATACAATCAGCTTTCGGCGGATCTTTTTTTAAGCCTTGGTGATAATATTTCTTATGCACTATCTACGCTGAATGCGGCAAATCAGTTTTACAGAATTGGTGTCATGGACTCTTCATTTCATCATTACTCAATTGCTGAACAGATTTTTGAAGACTCAGAATTTGAGTTTGGAATTGCCTACGTAGTGGGAAATAGAGCAATTGCTAAGCTTGCGATGGGATTAACTGAAGAAGCCGAAGTGGATTTTAAAAGAGCCATTGATATATTAGATCCACTAGGAGATAATTATGGAATTGCTGACTTTCAAAATGAGCTAGGAAAAGTCTACGTTGAGAGAGGAGATGATGAAAAGGCAATCGAAACGATATCGAAGGGCCTTGAAATAGCAAAAAAAATTGACTTGAAAGCACAAATTCGAGATGCTTCGGATTTGCTAAGTACTTTACACCAAAAGAATGGAGAATTCGAAAAAGCATTAAGCTATCATAAACAATTTGTCGCGTACAAAGACAGTATTCAAAACACAGAGACAGTTCGAAAACTTGCCAACCAAAGAACTGAATTTGAAATCGGTCAGGCTGAAGCGGCGATGGCTGCCGAACGACAAACCCAACTGGTGGTCAATGTTGCCTTGATCTTTGGATTGGGGCTATTAACTGTTTTTGGAATTGCGCAATACCGTAACAGTCGCCAAAGGATGCGAATAAATAAAGAGCTTCGAGATCAAAAAACTGAATTGGAAACACAAAAGTCCGAACTCGAAGCGGTAAATAGAACCAAGGACCGATTCTTTTCAATCATCTCACATGATTTGCGTGGGCCGGTCAATGCGTTTCACGGGGTATCTCGAATGATTAAGTTTTTTGTTCAAAACAAGCAAATTGATCAGCTGGAAGTATTAGCAGAAGAGATTGATCAATCGGTGGATCGGCTTTCTTCTTTATTGGACAACCTGCTGAATTGGGCCGTGCAACAACAGGGAGAATTTCCATACGTGCCTGAGAAGATCGAGATCAAAGCCATGTCCGATGATTTGGTAGATGTATTTACCACCATGGCCAATTCCAAGCAAATTAACTTGTCCAGTTCAGTTCCTGAAGATTTGCATGCCTGGGCAGATCGAAACACCACCATGACCATCATTAGAAACCTGGTCAGCAATGCCCTGAAATTTACTCCCCGGGAAGGTCATGTGACCATCAACGCTCGTAGTTTAGATGAGTGCGTGGAAATTGAAGTACATGACAATGGCGTAGGGATACCCAAAGAAAAGCTTGGGCATCTGTTCGAATTGAATGAAGAGAACAGTACCTGGGGCACAGAAGGAGAGAAGGGCCTTGGATTGGGTCTTCAACTGGTTCATGAATTTGTAGAGCTCAATCAGGGACAGATCATTGTCGATAGCCAGGATAATAAGGGCACTACCTTTACTGTAAAACTCCCTACCTACGATCTTAAACAAATCCAGGCAGAGGTAGAGTAA
- a CDS encoding HlyD family efflux transporter periplasmic adaptor subunit, with the protein MSHSDLQEQYGLEEQQIDILLQEDDAPLENISRRGHRVFFLTGFALVFLFIVFSITITLPQEVQLNFVLKGGSVEEVKRVGEPIFVHKLLVTTGDELPANTPLMVISSPGILQMISDVDRKRQLLKFQESTATDYLQKELEVYRTKGWSYREQVVELKKELTILKENRAAEIQAIEQQIAIHKNDLNRQEALFKEQVISQSQLEQAQLTVQQQEQDKRTALRAYVLSEQTLQQQLRLAQTGIQEINTTLALLEQKHALDREKLQQEVSIAEEQLKLTFGSNRIDGDRLMLLTETQGTVNMIREPETRIGAGEIVWRLETQNQAAYVYSEANSAQVGHLKEGQKVVMKFESFPYFYYGAKRGQITSIGDSPSDEGYYPINIQLNQKDDFKPELKKGMTGRASVLIEELTLAHLLYKMVARKVDGE; encoded by the coding sequence GAGAATATTTCACGAAGGGGTCATCGGGTGTTTTTCCTTACAGGTTTTGCCCTGGTTTTCCTGTTTATCGTGTTTTCGATAACCATTACCTTGCCACAAGAAGTGCAGTTGAATTTCGTTCTGAAAGGAGGCTCCGTTGAAGAAGTAAAACGTGTGGGTGAACCCATATTCGTTCACAAGTTATTGGTCACTACCGGAGATGAATTACCCGCCAATACCCCATTAATGGTGATCTCCTCCCCTGGCATCTTGCAAATGATCAGTGACGTAGATCGAAAGCGGCAATTACTGAAATTTCAGGAAAGCACAGCTACCGATTATTTACAAAAAGAATTAGAAGTCTATCGAACCAAAGGCTGGAGTTACAGGGAACAGGTAGTAGAACTTAAAAAAGAACTCACCATTCTTAAGGAAAACAGAGCGGCCGAAATTCAAGCCATAGAGCAACAGATTGCTATCCATAAAAATGACTTAAATCGTCAGGAAGCATTATTTAAGGAGCAAGTCATTAGTCAGTCACAGCTTGAACAAGCTCAATTAACGGTCCAACAGCAGGAACAGGATAAACGAACCGCATTACGTGCTTATGTCCTGTCAGAACAAACTTTACAGCAACAACTTCGTCTGGCGCAGACAGGCATTCAAGAGATCAACACAACATTGGCATTGCTTGAGCAAAAGCACGCCCTTGATCGGGAAAAGCTTCAACAGGAAGTATCAATTGCTGAAGAACAGCTTAAACTAACATTTGGCTCGAATCGCATTGACGGAGATCGATTAATGCTGTTAACGGAAACGCAGGGCACTGTCAATATGATTCGGGAACCAGAAACAAGAATAGGTGCCGGTGAAATTGTATGGCGTCTGGAAACGCAAAATCAAGCAGCATATGTCTATAGTGAAGCCAACTCTGCACAGGTTGGTCACTTAAAAGAAGGGCAAAAAGTTGTAATGAAATTTGAAAGCTTCCCCTATTTCTACTACGGAGCCAAAAGAGGACAGATCACCAGCATCGGAGATAGCCCATCCGATGAGGGTTACTATCCAATTAATATCCAACTCAATCAAAAAGATGATTTCAAACCCGAATTAAAAAAAGGGATGACCGGCAGGGCATCCGTACTGATTGAGGAACTGACGTTGGCACATCTCCTTTATAAGATGGTAGCAAGGAAAGTTGACGGTGAATAA